TTGCAGTACCCTGGTTCCATCGTTCCTGGCGGGTGTCTGCATGACGGCACTTCAGTATGGATATATCTATCTGCAGGTTTTTCTGTCCAGCTACAATGTCATCTATGGTTCGCTGGCAGCCATTCCGCTTTTCCTGTTATGGCTTCAGATTTCGTGGGCTATCGTAGTGTTTGGCGCCTTGCTTTGCCATACCAACCAGAACATCCATTATTATGATGGTGATTTGCAGTACGATCATCTGAAACTGGTGCATCGCATCAAGGTTTGTGGGGTAGTGATGCATCTGGTATGTCGTCGGTTCAATCAGGGCGAACAGGCGTATACTCCGAAAGAAATTCATGATTTAACGAAGATACCTCAACAGATTGTCAACCAGTCGGTTAAGGAACTGTTACGTGCCCGTTTGCTGGTAGAAATCCGGATTGGTAAGAAGAGCAGTTTTGAGGAATCGGTGGTTCTTCATCCGATAGAGAAGATAGAGCATCTTACCTATGGTGTGATGATAGAGCGCCTCTTCAGTTATGGCGAGGATATCTCAAGCCTGGCCGCATTTGAGTCGGATATGGCGATGTGGAAGGATATCGACATCGTGAATGCAGAGTTCATAGAAAGGGGAAAGAAAATCGCTTTCTGTTAATAAACGGTGTTTTTTAGGCACGGATTTTATGTGAGATATTTTATTAGGCACGGATTACACGGATTACACGGATATTCTTTAAGAGTTGTTTATTGGCTTTAGTGCCATAAATCCGTGTAATCCGTGTAATCCGTGCCTAAATTATTTCTGGTCATATCCGTCAGAAATCTTTTTTCCCAGTGCTAGCGCCAGTTCAACCTTGGCACCATATCCTTCCAGCTGGTCGGCAAACTTGGCTACCGAATTGCCGGATGCGATGATGTCATCAAAGAGAATAATCTTTTTGCCCTGGAAGAAAGCCTCGTCGATATGGAGTTCATCTACAGGATCGCCATCTTCATCTACATCATGCGTGTAGCTGAAGGCAGGGTAGGCGTTGGTCATGCCCGTAGCCTTGCATATCTCCTCGCTGAACTCCTTGAAACGGCGCTTGGTATGCGCCTCAAGAGCTGCAGGAATGCAGACCAGGGTAAACTGTGCTGCCTCTTCGCCCAAAAGACTCTTCAGCTTGTCTGATACCATTTCGATAGCCTTCTTCAGGGCTTCCTGATGGTCCATCTCCGTAGTGAGCTCGGAGTTACCTTTAAAGTTGACGATAAGGTCGCGTTTTTCCCATTCCTCTGCTGTGAGTTCAAAAGTACCGAAGGCGCTGAATGCAGCGTAGTCGACAAGCCATTTGTAGTGCAGTCCGTTTTTCAGCACCGGCCACGAGTTGATTTCATTTTCGTAATTAGCCATAGACTAGAAATTTTTGATAATTAATAATGCATAGTTTCTGCAAAAATAGGAAATCTTTTCGAATTAAGGTGCCGGTTTCATAAAAAAGATTTGTTTTTTAAGTAATATTTCACGTAGCTGCCCTTTTTTTACTTATTTTTTAGTACCTTTGCACCGCATTTTAAGAAATACGTATATTTTTATGACGAGAAAAACAAAACTTCATGAAATCCGCGACTACGTTATCATTGCCCTGGCGATGATAGAAGGTAGTATCGGTTTGAACATCTTCCTGCTCCCCAATCATATCACGATGGGTGGTGTAGGAGGTATCGCTTCTATCCTTTACTGGGGATTTGGCATCCCGGCATCTGTATCTTATCTGGCGCTCAATGTGTTCCTGCTTCTCATTGCATTCCGCATTCTGGGCTATAAGTTCTGTCTGAAGACCATCTATGGTGTTGGTATCTTTGCCTTAACTACCCGTCTGATAGAGACGCATACGGTAGGCATGACGCCGCTGCTTCACGACCAGCCGTTCATGGCAACGGTCATCGGTGCGTTCTTTATGGGCAGCAGTGCCGGTCTGGGTCTTTCCTGCAATGGTTCTACGGGTGGTTCTGATACCGTAGCGGCGATGATCAACAAGTATTGGAACATTTCCCTGGGTCATGCCATCATGATTTGCGACCTGTGTATCATCACCAGTTCTTATCTGGTATTGCGCGATTGGGAGATGGTGATTTACGGTTATGTCTGCCTCTTTGTGCAGTCGCTCTGTGTAGATCATGTGGTGAATGCGTTACGCCGTTCGGTTCAGTTCTTCATCATCAGCGACAAATATCTGGAGCTCAGTGCAGCCATCAATACCGCCGCCGACCGAGGTTGTACGGTGATGGATGGTCATGGCTGTTATAGTGGCAAAGATGTCCACATGCTGTTTGTATTGGCGCGTCAGCGTGAGTCTCAGAAGATATTCCGTCTTATCGACGAGATAGATCCTACCGCCTTTGTCAGCCAGAGTGCCGTCATCGGTGTTTATGGCGAAGGTTTCGACCGTTTCAAGGTAGGCAAGAAGATAGGTTTGCCGAAGAAGAAATAGATAAATGGAAAAAGGGTGTGTCATAACTGCATGACACACCCTTTTTTAGTAATTTTCTAAGTATAGACATCTATATCCTCTGGCTTCGGCTAGATGTGGAAATCTACCAACTTCAGCCATCGCTTGACATCAAACGACGGACAGTCTTTGTGTACGTTCGGCAAATCGCGGTGGCCCAGTATCTCTGCATCAGGATAGGATAGGCAGAGGCTCTCCAGAAGCGAATACAGAGCCTGATTCTGGGCTGGAGTGCGCGTATCGGCAGGCTTGCCGTTCTTGTCGAGACCTCCCTCATAACAGATGCCGATGCTGTGGGCATTGTAATGACGGGCATGGGCTCCTACTTCCGATTCCGGACGACCCGGATATACCACACCATCCTTCGTGATGTAATAATGATAGCCGATACTCTTGAAACCGCGGGCAAGATGGCAGGCCTCCAACTGCTCGAATGTGAAATCCTGAGTCACTCTCGTGGCAGAACAGTGGATCACGATGAGTGAAATGCTACGATGTTTCTGTGTCATGGCAACCTCCCTTCTTTTAGCAGTTCTGTACACAGAATGAGCTTGCTACAGCTGTTAATACCGTGATGAGGAAGTTGATGATGGTTTTCCAATTTACTTTTTTCATTTTGCTTTGTTTTTTAATGATTAATACTAAGTGGATAATGATAGTCACATGCTTGTTTTAGTGGTTGAAATTTAGTTTCAGTAAGCGTTTCTGGAAGAAGAAGGGCGGGGGAGGAACTGCCAGCCCGGATACCCGTAAAAGGCAGGTTCTTGAGTCGTTATGATTTGCTGTTTATCCGTAATCGTCAGGATGAAAACCAGCCGCTTTGTGCCTTCGGAATATCCCTGTCGCCGGTCAGTTCTCTCCTTCCTTCTTCTGTCGTTTCGCATATTTGAGAGACGGATAACTACTCCAGACCGTCTCCGTTGTCGCCTGTTCCGTCGGTGCTGCCACCTGGTGATGTGCTGCCGCCCTCAGTGGTTCCGCCGCCCTGTGTGGTATCGCCTGCAGCGCTCTCGCTAGAGTTGAGGAGATCCATGGCGTTCTTGGCGTTGGCATCGAGAGAGAGCTGTGTGTTGCTGAGCTTGCCGGTAGCACGTGCTCTGAGACGGTAGCCTTCTACAAACTTGGCGAGGCTCCACTCCTTGATGCTGGCGGCTCCCATCTTGTTGATGATGCCGATGGAGAAGATGGCAAGGTTGTCTATCTTCACAGCCTTGTTCTGGAGCACGAGCTCCTTCACACAGCTCACCATATCGGTGAGAAGGCCCTTGATGGCACCCTTCGAGAACGGGGTGTTGTGGCTCGCCATGTGTTCGGCGAGTTCATCGATGCCGACGGTTTCTGTTACTACTGGTCGCGCATAATACTTGCCATACGCTTCCTTGATAGTCTTGTTCTTGTTCTTCACTAATTTGATGAGAATCATACTTTTAAAAATTTAGTTTTAGTAAAAGCAGTCTGTGTCTCCGCCGAGACCGTTGCTGCATCAACCTCTCTGATTGACGATACAAAGATACAACATTCCCGAACCCCCAACTATGCGATTTGTGCGATTTGCAGGGATTCGGGAAAAAAAGGTTGAAAAAAGTGGTATTTTTTTATGGTTCATCTAGAAATTCGATGATTTCTGCTACTTGTTGCCGGGTGTAGAAGTGGGAAAACTTGCCGGCGTAGCCCGAACAGAGGCTCTGCTTGAGCTCGGGACACCGGTTGATCCATCTCACCAGTCGGTTGAGCGCTACCCTGGGGGTAGCGGTGGGAAAGTAGAGCATGGCGAGCTCTGCCTTCCCGTAACTTCTGTCTTCTATCATAATTTGTTCGTTTTTTCTTTCGCATATCAGGAAGTTAAAGGAGTTAAAGGAGTTATCGCTCCCTACGGTCGCTGAGGAGTTAAGACAATAGTCTTTTTGGCGTAGTTTTTCAAGCAGTAAGACAATGTCTTAACTCCTTAACTCCTTAACTCCTTTAACTTCTGAACTTGCGAAACTTGAATAAAAAAATCCCTCCGAAAGATACGGAAATATCTCCGAAAGATAAAAAAATATCTCCGAAGCAGAATTTCCTAAAATGGGAGATCCTCGGGCGGAATATTCTCGCTGCCATCCATCTTCTGGTTGTTCTCTATCTCGTCAGGACGCATTTCTATCACCTTCCAGCCGTTGCCCGTCTTGCGGTGAATCTTCTTGAATCCCAGCGCCTCCATGAACATCGAAATATCCTTGTTCGACATCGACTGGCGGAAGGCGGGGTTCGTGCAGATGCGCTCCATCACATCACTCGCCGTAACAAACTTGCAGAACTCGGACGGCGTATCGGCATCAGGAACACGGTAGAACTTGTTGATGCGCTCGGCTATGTAATTGTTCACTCGGAAATAAAGATTGTGGCGCTGTATCTCCTCGTTCTCCTCCTTCGTAAACCAGTAAACCCAGTCGCAGGGCTCACCCCTCCGGCGCTTCTCTATCACCTCCTGAGCCAGTGCCACAGCCTGGGAGTAGATGCCCTCGTAATTGAAGGGGAAGTCGATGGGACTCTTGATCTTCTCGATGCGCCAGATGAGGAAACGGCGGTTCTCGTCATCATCTATGATATGAACCTCATTGCTCGTGGCACAGAACCCCGCATTGTTCTGCAGAATGCAGTCCCACTCGGCATAAGGGATTCGCATGCTGATGTTGCGCTTCGTGATGTTGCTCTTGAAGGAATCCAGGTTCTTACCGCGCAGACAGCTGAACTCATCGAGACATACTATCGCCTTGCTGGCACACATCTGCAGGAAATCCTTGTTCTTGTAGTCGCCCGTAGAATCGTTGGCGAAATACTTGCGCAGATGGGGCGGCAGAAGATGGTCGAAAAACGTGGTCTTGAAGATGCCGCCCTTGCCTACGAAAACCATGATAGACTGGTTGGTGACATCGGGCCGAACCCAGCAAACCACCATGTTGACCAGCCATTTCTTGAAGGCATAGGCAAAATCCTCCTCCGTATGGCGGTAACCGCCGGTCTGCATCACGGTTACCCGATGGGCCAATTCAGCGATATAGTCAGTCTTCCGGTCCCATTTCGGCAGACTCTTCAGATATTCCTCCATGGGATTGAATTCGGGACTGAAGTTGCTTCTTATCACCGTATCCAGCTTTTTCTGGGTGGTGCAGATGTTATCCAGTTCCATCTTCACGAACAAGGAATTGCTCACCCGGGTATCCACTTCGGTCCAGTCGAGATAGAGTTTCTCTCCGGTGTTGATGGCGCGCACTTCATACTGGTTGCTCAGCGTGTTGTGGTGCATTTCATATCGGGCTCCCAGCCATCCCAGCAGTGCTCTCATGCTGGTATAGCGTTTCTGCTCATCATCTCCCTGCTGTCTTATCTTCCAGGTTCCCAGCCGCTCGGTATGCTTGTAAATCTCCCGTGCCACCCGCTCGGTATCGGCATATTCGCCGCCAAACTTATCTGCCATGTGTTTCACAGCCTCCTCTTTTTCGGCTCCGAAACAGAGGCAGAATGTGGCGTATCTCACTACGTAGCTGTTGTGATGATGCTCCTCAAACCGCTCTTCCCATCTCTCTGCCAGTTTGTCTACATACTGCAGAATCTCTTCGGTAGTGAGCGTTTTGGGTGGCGCCTCGTCTTCCTGTTTGCGAGGGCTTTTCTTTCTGGGTTTTTCAGCCTCCGTCTGCCTTTTCCTGTTCTGTTCCTCCTGTTGCTTTGTGGCTTTTTCGAATTCCTCTACCTCCTCCTGGGTGATGGCGAAGACCTCGGCATTCCAGTTGAAGTAAGCCTCGGGGTCGTAAGCCAGTCCGCAGCTTCTCACCATGTCCTGGCATTGCTTGTCGCAGCAGATACCCAGCAGTTTGTCGTACACGCTCATGGCTTTCCTGATGGCGAGCTGGTGGAGCTCGGTGGCAGTGAGATTGCATCCTTCAGGCCGCATATATCTGAGCAGGATGCGGAATCCCTTGCCCGAGACGGTGATGTAGAAGACCATGGTGAAGGGGATTTTCCGGGCGGTCTGCCTGAGTGCCGCGATATTTTTGGGGGGCACGTCGTCATAATCGAGCATCAGCCAGTAGGTTTCCTTCTGGAAGTCAGTCAGCTTTTTGGAGCTTCCCTTGAGCTGCACGCTGGGAGTGATGCAGGGCAGCCGGTGCTTGATGTCCTCTGCCGTTCTCTTGTCCACCTTTATCATCGACCTGTAGCCTTCGGTATTGGTTTTCACCGGTGCCGAATGCATGATGGTGTACTCCAGCACCTCTCTGTTGGGGAGAGGCTTGCTGGTAGAGGTCTTCAGAGTCTGGAAAAAAGAGGGCAAGACCTCTTTCTCCTGTTCTGTTTCCGGGTTATTTCCGGTCTCGTTTGTGGGTTTAATCTCTTTCATTTCTTTTTGGGTTTTATGAATCTGTATCTTCTAATAATTCTTTAAGTTTATGAGTAATATACCAGTAGGGAAGGCTATATCTCCAGTAGCTCCATGCTCTGTTATGTTCCCTCCAGTATACCGAACCTTTGTTCTGTTCCCATATGTACACTTCATCGCAATAATACTGGAATCTTGTTTTATGATGGACATTTTCTTCATGAACCCAGGTTTTACCTTCGAAGGCATCATCTTCGTCTTTTTCCATGAGAATGGTTTTGATGGCTCTATCAATAGCGAATATGTACTCTGGTATGAGCGTCATCTTATCTGCCTTCTTATCGATAGTGTCCTGTCCTCCAGCTTCTTTACGAATCATAGTTGGTGATACGCCACATGTTTCTGCGATAGCCAGCTTAAATCTGGCTTCATCTTCAAGTTCTGCCATAAATTTCAGCAAATCTTTTTCTCTTATATTTTTCTTCTTTTTCATGTTGCGAAGGTATACAAAATGATTTACTTAGGCGGCGAGTCCTATAGGACTCGCTTTTTACAAAGAATAACCTAGGTTAAACTTTTTAACATGGTGGCTTTGCGCCCATTTTTGTTGGGGTATTTTGAAGAAGAAGTAGTGAAGAAGCGAAACATCGGAAAAGTGACGAGGTGAAGGGTGAAGGGTATATTTTAAATCTTATATTATATTCTTTTTTTAGGATTTTTGGAAAATCCAGAAAGTCAGAAAAATGAAAAAACGGATTTTTTCCCTTGCCGCGCGTATATATAAAAAAGAGTTTTCAAACCTTCACCCTTCACCTTTTTATTTAACATTTTGTGTGTCAAATAGTTACGGGTGAAGGGTGGTGAAGGGTGTTTTCTGCTTTTTATAAACATATTTTAAGAATTCAGTGCGTTTTTACATATTTTAAGCGTTTGTTTTTGGTCCCGAAATGGGTGTTTTTTTTTTAGGGTCCATTTTTTCCTCTTTTCTTACCGCTGAAATCTTTGAAAAAGCGAGTGGGGTAGGAAATTCCGTCTTATGTTGTGTTAAACAATTATCAGATAAAAGAAGTTAACGATACCGAGAAAGGACTGGTTTTTAAACAAATATTAACGCAGAAAACTTGAAGTTTCGCATATTAGATTCAGGTTTCGCAGGTTCAGGAGGTAAAGGAGTTAAATCGTTAAATGAGTTAAAGAAGTTAAATGAGTTAAAGGAGTTATCGCTCCCTACGTTCGCTGAGGAGTTAAGACAACAGTCTTTTTGGCGTAGTTTTTTAAGCTGCAAGACATACGTCTTAACTCCTTAACTTCCTTAACTCCTTAACTTCCTGATATGCGAGGTTCAGTAAAGCAAAGGTAATGCGAAGCTTTTGTCGGCGAAAAATCAGAAAGGCAAATCCTGAATCCTGTTCTCATCCGTTACCCCGAAGATATCAGCCTCTTCCGGTTCTCCATCCGCAATCACGATATCCCTTATCTTCTTGCGGTAGCTCTTTACGATACTCCCGTTCTCCAGTTCCACCCTTCTCCTGATGCTCAGGTCCAGATATTCCTTTTCCCTTTCTATGCCCAGATAGCGCCTGCCGGTCAGCGAGGCAGCGATGCCGGTAGTTCCGCTTCCCGAGAACGGGTCGAGGATCCATGCTCCGTGCCGGGTTGAAGCCAGGATGATGCGTACCAGCAGGGCGAGCGGTTTCTGCGTAGGATGCTTGCCCTGCGATTTCTCCCATCTTGCGATGGCTGGCAGCCTCCATACATCCGTCATCTGTTTGTTCTCGTTCAGCAGTTTCATCAGGTCATAGTTGAAGTAGTGCGGCTTCTTCGGGCACTTTCTTGCCCAGATGATGAACTCGGTGCTGTAGGTAAAGTACCGGCACGAGATATTGGGCGGTGGATTGTCTTCGCCCATGTGATGACATTGAGGATTTTGAATCCGAGTTGCGTCAGTTTGTTTGCCACCGAGAAGATATTGTGATAAGTTCCCGAAATCCAGATAGTTCCGTTCTCCGTCAGGTGTTCCCTGCATTCCGCAATCCATTCCTCGTTGAACAGGTCGATATGTTCGGGCGTCCCTCCCTTATCCCATTCCCCCTTGTCTACGCACACCACCTTCCCGCTCTATACGCTGATGCCGCCGTTCGACAGGAAGTAAGGAGGATCGGCAAAGATCATGTCGAACTTGAAATCAAATTCGCCCATCAGCCGGATGCAGTCTCCGTGAAGGAGAGTGAAGTCATCAGCCCTATGATATATCGCCTTTTTATTCATCATTTCGGGTGCAAAGGTAATGCAAATATTTGATTTATAAATGATTAGATCATACTTTAACTTTCATGATCAAAAAAGATCAATTCGGCAGAAAGAAAAGAAAAATTGGTTAAAATGAATAAAAACGGAAAGTTTTTCATATATTTTTTTGTTCTTTCTGAATATTGATGTAAATTTGCAGAGTGTTTATTTATACAGGCTTTAAACGAAATAAAACTTAGCGAGATATGAAACAATACGAAGCTGTAATAGAGACCTTGAAGAGGTTGGGTGGATGTGCTACATTCGGTCAGCTGAATCAGGAGGTGTTCAAGATTGAGGATTGCACATGGAATACCAAGACTCCATTTGCATCCATACGTCGTATTGTGCAAGACCGCAAGGAAATCTTTCGCATTCGTCCGGGATTATGGGCTTTGGAGGAATATAGAAGCCTCTTGGCGGATAGGGGGATTGTGGCACAAGATGTGACGAATTCGGATTCTGAGCAGGTGCAGGAATTCAATCATTCCTATTATCAGGGACTTCTGCTGTATATCGGTAACATGAAGAAACTTGAAACCTATGTCCCTGCACAGGATAAGAACAGGAGATGTATCAATGTGAAGCTGGGCGAAATCTCCACATTGACGAAAGTTCCGCCATTCTCCTATCAGGAATTCGTGAATAGGAGTAGCACGATAGACGTTATGTGGTTTCAGCCTAATTCTTTGGGCAGCGAGGTGATGATGCCCGATAGTTTCTTTGAGGTAGAGCATTCTACGGATATTCAGAATTCTCTCTGTAAGTTTTCTGACCTCCAGTGTTTCAATGCCCAGATGTTTATCGTGGCTGATGCCAGGCGCCATGATGAATTTATAGCCAAGTTGAGCCATGATTATTTCAAGCCTATCTCGGATAGGGTGAAATTTGTAAGTTATGACAAGCTTGATAGATATTATGAGGGGCTGATGACGCAGAGAAAGAGTTCGCTTATTCTCTGATGATAGGATTGGCTTGTCTATATTTTCGATAAATAGAAGTGGTATTTGTATATACTAATTAGAAAGTGGTACACTTTTAAATTAGTATATACAGATGTGTCAGGTTTTTACGAATGCCTGAAATCCGTCATATTATTCATTTTAAGGCTTAAGAAATATGGATTTTTTTGATTTATTGTTCGGTGGCGGTGAAGCCATACAGAGTATCTTTCAGCTAGGGTTTATCCCTAAAGAAGAGGACTTTAGAGAGTTTTCGAGTGTAGAATATCAACAGTTCAATGAGAAAGAGTGTGACATTTGCGGCAAGATGTACACATTCAATTCAGACTTCCCTGTTTCAGGAAATGATATTTATGCCTTCAGCGAGAAAGAGAAGGAGTTTATGCTGAAAGGGGCTGAGATTATTGACAACCTCTGTGAAAAGAAGACCTTCATCTCGGATGATGTAAAACTTCGATATGTTGCCACCTTATTGCCTGGCGTGTTCTCTGAAGGGACAAAATATGCTTGTAATGAAGAATAATCTATGCAAAAATGAAAAAGAGGGTGTGTCATGGATTTATGTCACACCCTTTTTGAACTACTTAACAGGGCGACAAGTTTGTGTCCGTAATTATCCAGGGCGTGCCCTGGGCTAGGAGCTTTTGGACCTTCAACCCGTACTTAAGCCACATGCGAAGTTCAGTAAGTAATTATTTTGAAAGTGCAAAAAAGATGAGAAAAGTATGGCGGTTTCGGAAAATAATCGTAAATTTGCAATTGGAAAACAAAGATTAGGAATTATGGTAGAGACTAACGATAGAATATTGCCGGTAGGCATCCAGTCTTTCGAGAAAATCAGAAAGGAAGGATACCTTTATGTTGACAAGACAGATATCATCTGGCAACTTGCCAACAAAAATAAAACGTACAACTACCTGAGCCGCCCACGCCGCTTTGGTAAATCTGTGCTGATCGATACGCTCGAAGCCTACTTCATGGGTAAGAAGGAACTCTTCGAGGGCTTGAAGATCATGCAGCTGGAGACAGAATGGGTGAAGCGTCCTGTCATCAGACTGGATATGAGTCGTGCAGGCGCAGAACCGGAAACTTTGCGCTCTTATCTCGACAACACTTTCGACAGATTAGAGAAGGAATATGGTATTCCACCTAATCCAACCGCCAAACTTGCCGACCGCTTCAATGCAATAATCGTGGGGGCGTATGAGCAAACCGGACAGCAGGTTGCCATCCTCATCGATGAATACGATTCTCCATTGCAGCATTCCTGGAAGACTCCTTATCACGAAGCATGTACCGCTGTTTATCGTGAAGTTTTTGCCATTCTCAAGGCAGATGATAAATACGAAAAGTTTGTCTTCATCACGGGTATCACCAAGTTTACGCAGCTTTCTCTTTTCTCTGTGCTCAACAATCTGAGCAATATCAGCTTTGAACCTGAATATGCTGCCATCTGTGGTATCACGAAGGAAGAAGTCTTACGTGATTTCAAGCCGGAAATCAATAAGTTGGCTGAATACGAAGACTGGACATTCAATGAAGCTGTTGCGAAGCTTACGGCTTATTATGACGGCTATCACTTCAGTCGCCGCAATATGGTTGATGTCTTCAATCCGTTCAGTCTCATCAATGCCTTGGCAGATTCTGATTTGAAGAACTATTGGGCTTCTTCGGGTGCAACCTCGCTGCTTCCAAAGTTTGTGGATGACATGGAGATTCGTTTGAAGGATTTTGATCATAGTGCCCTGTTGGACACAATCATAGAAACTTCTGACGTAACAGGCGGTGGAGCAGAGCTGTTTCTCTATCAGTCGGGCTATCTCACGATTAAGGGTTACATAAACGGAACTTATCTTCTTGGCATTCCTAACTTCGAGGTTCGGCAAGCCTTGAATGAAATCGTGTTGCCAACGCTTGCCATGCGCAAGAATAATGACCTTCAATCTACCCAGGCATTTCTGAATGTTCACCTCAGCCTTGGCAATCTTCCCGAAGCCATGAAATGCCTGAAGGCTCTCATAGCTGACGTGCCCTACAGCAACAAGAAGCTTGCCAGCATGGATATGGAGGAGCGCTACCGACTGATTATGAGCACCATCTTCTATGCTATCGGCTGCCGGGTAGAAGTAGAAAAGATGATTGCTACGGGCAGGATTGATATGGTGGTAGAAAACACTAACTTTATCTATGTGCTGGAGTTGAAGCTGAGTAACAATGGTGGTGTGGATGCTGCCACGGAGCAGATGAAAGCCAAGCAGTATGCCGAACCTTTCAAGGCTGATAAGCGCAAGGTAATTGCCCTTGCCATAGAACTGGATGATATGGGAAAGGGACTGGTTGATTGGAAGGAAGTATAATATTGCAAAAGATAATTGTGAAAAATATCTCTCCCAAAATTTTCCTATTCAAAAAAATATTCGTAACTTAGCAGCGCAAAACGTAAAGCATGTAGGAATATGGCAAAAATGGTAAATTTCTATCCTGTAGG
This Segatella copri DSM 18205 DNA region includes the following protein-coding sequences:
- a CDS encoding phosphoribosyltransferase, whose product is MANYENEINSWPVLKNGLHYKWLVDYAAFSAFGTFELTAEEWEKRDLIVNFKGNSELTTEMDHQEALKKAIEMVSDKLKSLLGEEAAQFTLVCIPAALEAHTKRRFKEFSEEICKATGMTNAYPAFSYTHDVDEDGDPVDELHIDEAFFQGKKIILFDDIIASGNSVAKFADQLEGYGAKVELALALGKKISDGYDQK
- a CDS encoding YitT family protein encodes the protein MTRKTKLHEIRDYVIIALAMIEGSIGLNIFLLPNHITMGGVGGIASILYWGFGIPASVSYLALNVFLLLIAFRILGYKFCLKTIYGVGIFALTTRLIETHTVGMTPLLHDQPFMATVIGAFFMGSSAGLGLSCNGSTGGSDTVAAMINKYWNISLGHAIMICDLCIITSSYLVLRDWEMVIYGYVCLFVQSLCVDHVVNALRRSVQFFIISDKYLELSAAINTAADRGCTVMDGHGCYSGKDVHMLFVLARQRESQKIFRLIDEIDPTAFVSQSAVIGVYGEGFDRFKVGKKIGLPKKK
- a CDS encoding N-acetylmuramoyl-L-alanine amidase: MTQKHRSISLIVIHCSATRVTQDFTFEQLEACHLARGFKSIGYHYYITKDGVVYPGRPESEVGAHARHYNAHSIGICYEGGLDKNGKPADTRTPAQNQALYSLLESLCLSYPDAEILGHRDLPNVHKDCPSFDVKRWLKLVDFHI
- a CDS encoding smalltalk protein, which codes for MKKVNWKTIINFLITVLTAVASSFCVQNC
- a CDS encoding DUF4248 domain-containing protein — encoded protein: MIEDRSYGKAELAMLYFPTATPRVALNRLVRWINRCPELKQSLCSGYAGKFSHFYTRQQVAEIIEFLDEP
- a CDS encoding BT4734/BF3469 family protein, giving the protein MKEIKPTNETGNNPETEQEKEVLPSFFQTLKTSTSKPLPNREVLEYTIMHSAPVKTNTEGYRSMIKVDKRTAEDIKHRLPCITPSVQLKGSSKKLTDFQKETYWLMLDYDDVPPKNIAALRQTARKIPFTMVFYITVSGKGFRILLRYMRPEGCNLTATELHQLAIRKAMSVYDKLLGICCDKQCQDMVRSCGLAYDPEAYFNWNAEVFAITQEEVEEFEKATKQQEEQNRKRQTEAEKPRKKSPRKQEDEAPPKTLTTEEILQYVDKLAERWEERFEEHHHNSYVVRYATFCLCFGAEKEEAVKHMADKFGGEYADTERVAREIYKHTERLGTWKIRQQGDDEQKRYTSMRALLGWLGARYEMHHNTLSNQYEVRAINTGEKLYLDWTEVDTRVSNSLFVKMELDNICTTQKKLDTVIRSNFSPEFNPMEEYLKSLPKWDRKTDYIAELAHRVTVMQTGGYRHTEEDFAYAFKKWLVNMVVCWVRPDVTNQSIMVFVGKGGIFKTTFFDHLLPPHLRKYFANDSTGDYKNKDFLQMCASKAIVCLDEFSCLRGKNLDSFKSNITKRNISMRIPYAEWDCILQNNAGFCATSNEVHIIDDDENRRFLIWRIEKIKSPIDFPFNYEGIYSQAVALAQEVIEKRRRGEPCDWVYWFTKEENEEIQRHNLYFRVNNYIAERINKFYRVPDADTPSEFCKFVTASDVMERICTNPAFRQSMSNKDISMFMEALGFKKIHRKTGNGWKVIEMRPDEIENNQKMDGSENIPPEDLPF
- a CDS encoding ATP-binding protein, which translates into the protein MVETNDRILPVGIQSFEKIRKEGYLYVDKTDIIWQLANKNKTYNYLSRPRRFGKSVLIDTLEAYFMGKKELFEGLKIMQLETEWVKRPVIRLDMSRAGAEPETLRSYLDNTFDRLEKEYGIPPNPTAKLADRFNAIIVGAYEQTGQQVAILIDEYDSPLQHSWKTPYHEACTAVYREVFAILKADDKYEKFVFITGITKFTQLSLFSVLNNLSNISFEPEYAAICGITKEEVLRDFKPEINKLAEYEDWTFNEAVAKLTAYYDGYHFSRRNMVDVFNPFSLINALADSDLKNYWASSGATSLLPKFVDDMEIRLKDFDHSALLDTIIETSDVTGGGAELFLYQSGYLTIKGYINGTYLLGIPNFEVRQALNEIVLPTLAMRKNNDLQSTQAFLNVHLSLGNLPEAMKCLKALIADVPYSNKKLASMDMEERYRLIMSTIFYAIGCRVEVEKMIATGRIDMVVENTNFIYVLELKLSNNGGVDAATEQMKAKQYAEPFKADKRKVIALAIELDDMGKGLVDWKEV